Proteins found in one Amphiura filiformis chromosome 14, Afil_fr2py, whole genome shotgun sequence genomic segment:
- the LOC140170298 gene encoding uncharacterized protein — MSASGFERKGMEKSAKKKKKKGGVKHEDKQKRLASPKKGKKKRRNEEGVESAGAQSKSTSQMTGEYEDENIKSEMAKFEWNNGVESGSDWEESAKWSNGVESGSDWEKWTTQSNGVESGSDWEAEEGISGAKETAPLDIKKKNTCAYCHKSYPSKKSLNNHLHIHGAKTFKCTMCAKKFVFNHQLTSHMRTHTGQRPYVCEYEGCGRTFSWSTNRALHYRIHRKEYPHKCNQCSKRFLTSGNLKNHVRIHTGEKPYACGVCDKRFSTTSNLRMHERNKHSTYRPHVCGTCGRAFAASKDMLQHERVHTGAKPYQCKYCKEWFRTSGNVRRHERVHTGQNRHQCTICKKVYTRKYGLTQHMLIHNGKSELKCRFCDMAFSRRHILEGHENRHQGQKPYQCTFCEKYFYHKATLGVHLRVKHGKSEGSVKETTNTDKKNKENKS, encoded by the coding sequence ATGTCTGCATCTGGTTTTGAAAGGAAGGGAATGGAGAAGAgtgcaaagaagaagaagaagaagggagGAGTAAAACATGAAGATAAACAAAAGAGGTTGGCATCACCaaagaaagggaagaaaaaaaggagaaaTGAGGAAGGAGTTGAAAGTGCAGGTGCGCAAAGTAAATCAACATCTCAAATGACAGGAGAATATGAAGATGAGAATATAAAGTCAGAAATGGCGAAATTTGAATGGAATAACGGGGTGGAGAGTGGAAGCGATTGGGAAGAATCAGCAAAATGGAGTAACGGGGTGGAGAGTGGAAGTGACTGGGAAAAATGGACAACACAGAGTAACGGGGTGGAAAGTGGAAGTGATTGGGAGGCGGAAGAAGGGATTTCAGGCGCTAAAGAAACAGCACCGCTAGATATTAAGAAGAAAAACACATGCGCTTACTGTCACAAGAGTTATCCGAGTAAGAAAAGTTTAAATAATCACCTTCATATTCACGGCGCCAAGACGTTCAAGTGCACCATGTGCGCCAAGAAGTTCGTCTTTAATCACCAGTTGACGTCTCACATGAGGACACACACGGGGCAGCGACCTTACGTATGCGAATACGAAGGATGTGGCCGAACTTTTTCATGGTCGACTAATCGCGCACTTCATTACCGCATACATAGGAAAGAGTACCCCCATAAGTGTAATCAGTGCTCAAAGCGCTTTTTAACGTCGGGGAATTTGAAGAATCATGTTCGAAtccatactggagagaaaccataTGCCTGTGGAGTTTGCGACAAAAGGTTTTCGACAACCAGCAATTTGCGGATGCACGAGCGCAACAAGCACTCCACGTACCGCCCTCATGTATGCGGTACGTGTGGCCGGGCGTTTGCCGCAAGTAAAGATATGCTTCAGCACGAGAGAGTTCACACAGGAGCGAAACCATATCAGTGCAAATACTGCAAGGAGTGGTTCCGAACGTCTGGAAATGTCAGGCGACACGAACGGGTGCACACAGGGCAGAATCGTCATCAGTGCACGATTTGCAAGAAGGTGTACACGCGAAAGTACGGCTTAACTCAACACATGCTGATCCACAATGGGAAGTCAGAGTTGAAATGCCGATTCTGCGACATGGCGTTTTCTCGAAGGCATATTTTGGAAGGACACGAGAATCGTCACCAGGGCCAGAAGCCTTACCAGTGTACCTTCTGCGAGAAATATTTTTATCACAAAGCGACACTTGGAGTGCATCTGAGAGTAAAGCATGGAAAGAGTGAAGGCTCAGTCAAGGAGACAACAAATACAgataagaaaaataaagaaaataagagCTAA